In Wolinella succinogenes DSM 1740, a single genomic region encodes these proteins:
- a CDS encoding TlpA family protein disulfide reductase: MRIFALALVMMLWLGGCKEELGEKHHMVLNRDQGITTRFSPQQKRLQLSSPKPYLLFFFTASCGACKEAIPYLNAIEEQWGERFEVIGVLGGSRGIKSDLEFLKRHSIRFKVLSDPSSSDYLSRAVGGVMGVPLFFFFDETGAPKEHFLGLVPQRVLEEEVRSLL; this comes from the coding sequence ATGAGAATCTTCGCGCTTGCTTTGGTGATGATGCTTTGGCTTGGGGGCTGCAAGGAGGAGCTTGGGGAGAAGCATCATATGGTTTTAAACCGCGACCAAGGAATCACCACCCGCTTCTCTCCACAACAGAAGCGACTTCAGCTCTCATCCCCCAAGCCCTACCTGCTCTTCTTTTTCACCGCCTCTTGCGGTGCGTGCAAAGAGGCAATTCCCTATCTCAATGCGATTGAGGAGCAATGGGGAGAGCGTTTTGAAGTGATTGGAGTGCTTGGCGGGAGTCGGGGAATCAAGAGCGACTTGGAGTTTTTAAAGCGCCACTCCATTCGATTTAAAGTGCTCTCTGATCCCTCTTCGAGTGACTATCTCAGCCGAGCGGTCGGAGGAGTGATGGGGGTGCCGCTCTTTTTCTTTTTTGATGAGACGGGAGCACCCAAGGAGCACTTTTTGGGCTTGGTGCCCCAAAGGGTTTTGGAAGAAGAGGTGCGCT
- a CDS encoding peroxiredoxin family protein, protein MRFFGVGAALFLALWLGGCNPQGVALGESAPEISTKNLQGEAVKLENYRGKAVVLRFWAKGCASCVKEMPFLEELWREHEEELVILAINAQDSSREMEAFKEQYHLGYPLLKDDLDITTKRYGVVAIPTMFLIDKEGRLRDKIYGEQPWASTRGRILGIL, encoded by the coding sequence GTGAGATTTTTTGGGGTAGGAGCCGCTCTTTTTTTGGCGCTTTGGCTTGGCGGATGTAACCCCCAAGGAGTGGCGCTGGGCGAGAGTGCACCAGAAATTTCAACGAAGAATCTTCAAGGCGAAGCGGTGAAGCTGGAAAATTATCGCGGCAAGGCGGTCGTGCTCCGATTCTGGGCAAAGGGTTGCGCCTCTTGCGTCAAGGAGATGCCCTTTTTGGAGGAGCTTTGGAGGGAGCATGAGGAAGAGTTGGTGATTCTAGCCATCAACGCCCAAGATTCTTCTAGGGAGATGGAGGCGTTCAAGGAACAGTATCATCTTGGCTATCCCCTTCTTAAGGATGATCTAGACATCACCACCAAGCGATATGGAGTGGTGGCGATTCCCACGATGTTCCTTATTGATAAAGAGGGACGGCTGCGCGATAAGATCTATGGTGAGCAGCCTTGGGCAAGCACGCGCGGAAGGATTTTGGGAATCCTATGA
- a CDS encoding ABC transporter ATP-binding protein yields MSVVLELKNIEKRFGEVVALEGINLVVNKGEWTSIMGPSGSGKTTLLNILSLMDTPTRGEYHLGGEDASALDEAKQLLIRREKIGLIFQQFHLIPYLSALENVMIAQYYHSSVDEEDAKEALHKVGLTHRLTHRPSELSGGEQQRLCIARSLINNPDILLADEPTGNLDEQNEKVILDLFCRLREEGKTIILITHNPDLGRYGDKVVRLRHGRMEA; encoded by the coding sequence ATGTCAGTCGTATTAGAACTAAAAAATATTGAAAAACGCTTTGGCGAGGTGGTCGCTCTAGAAGGAATCAATCTCGTGGTGAATAAAGGAGAGTGGACTAGTATCATGGGTCCCTCAGGCTCAGGAAAGACCACCCTTTTAAATATTCTTTCCCTTATGGACACTCCCACAAGGGGTGAATATCATCTTGGTGGTGAGGATGCGAGCGCACTGGATGAAGCCAAGCAGCTCCTCATTCGCCGAGAGAAGATCGGACTTATCTTCCAGCAGTTTCACCTTATCCCCTATTTGAGCGCTTTAGAAAATGTGATGATCGCTCAATACTATCACAGTAGCGTGGATGAGGAGGATGCCAAAGAGGCGCTCCACAAAGTCGGCCTCACCCATCGCCTCACCCATCGCCCTTCAGAGCTTTCAGGTGGAGAGCAGCAGCGCCTCTGCATCGCTCGATCGCTCATTAATAATCCCGATATTTTGCTGGCGGACGAGCCCACGGGGAATCTCGATGAGCAAAATGAAAAGGTGATTTTAGACCTCTTTTGTCGCCTAAGAGAGGAGGGGAAGACGATCATCCTCATCACACACAACCCTGACTTGGGGCGCTATGGCGATAAGGTGGTGAGACTCAGGCATGGAAGGATGGAGGCGTGA
- a CDS encoding ABC transporter permease, which translates to MVVNRGRFFLQMIMKSLRFSFTQSAVIFVAVALGACVSGAFINVYLDIDSKMRKELKAYGANFIFAPLVQKEELSFSEELYHKLKAQIEPAKLMGATPYLYGLVRLSLGEALIAGVDFAGMKETKPFLEVVHGSYINVDFDERNALAGIDLAKKMELKVGSVVDLVNEKSGFATSVRIKGIVSSGDKEDGLLFVSLPLAQKALGREGEVHLAEAVILGDFRELGELGERLREEGVLAKPLARISLSEGIVLEKIKLLMALVAFTVLLITSMCVNTTLSSIIFARTKEIALLRAMGASRAEVVKLFGSETLIMTLSASLAGALLGILLAQWLGLAIFGSGIDFRFLSIPLAIGISLLFAALAAYYPIKRTLHLGVANILRGE; encoded by the coding sequence ATGGTCGTAAATAGGGGGCGATTCTTCTTGCAGATGATCATGAAGAGTCTGCGTTTTAGCTTCACCCAAAGTGCGGTGATTTTTGTCGCGGTGGCTTTGGGGGCGTGCGTGAGCGGGGCTTTTATCAATGTCTATTTGGATATCGATTCCAAGATGCGCAAAGAGCTTAAGGCGTATGGAGCGAATTTCATCTTTGCCCCTTTGGTGCAAAAAGAGGAGCTCTCTTTCTCCGAAGAGCTCTATCACAAGCTCAAAGCTCAAATAGAGCCCGCCAAGCTTATGGGCGCGACTCCCTATCTCTATGGGTTGGTGCGCTTAAGCCTAGGTGAGGCGCTCATCGCGGGGGTTGATTTTGCGGGGATGAAGGAGACAAAGCCCTTCTTGGAGGTGGTGCATGGCTCCTATATCAATGTTGATTTTGATGAGCGAAATGCGCTAGCGGGAATCGACCTTGCCAAAAAGATGGAGCTCAAAGTGGGCTCGGTCGTGGACTTGGTGAATGAGAAGAGCGGATTTGCCACCTCTGTAAGAATCAAGGGAATCGTCTCTAGCGGAGACAAGGAAGATGGACTTCTTTTTGTCTCGCTCCCCTTGGCGCAAAAAGCCCTCGGAAGAGAGGGGGAGGTGCATCTGGCCGAGGCGGTGATTTTGGGGGATTTTAGGGAGCTTGGAGAGCTTGGAGAGCGCCTAAGAGAGGAGGGAGTGCTCGCCAAGCCCTTGGCTCGTATTTCGCTTTCAGAGGGAATTGTGCTTGAGAAGATCAAGCTCCTCATGGCGCTTGTGGCTTTCACCGTCCTTTTGATCACCTCGATGTGTGTCAACACCACGCTTAGCTCCATCATCTTTGCTAGAACCAAAGAAATCGCGCTTTTAAGGGCGATGGGGGCTTCTAGGGCAGAGGTGGTGAAGCTCTTTGGAAGCGAGACGCTTATCATGACGCTCAGCGCCTCTTTAGCGGGGGCGCTACTAGGAATCCTTCTGGCTCAGTGGCTGGGGTTGGCGATTTTTGGTTCAGGGATTGATTTTCGATTCCTCTCCATTCCGCTGGCGATAGGAATCTCCCTGCTTTTTGCCGCGCTAGCCGCCTACTATCCCATCAAACGAACCCTCCATCTTGGAGTGGCGAATATTTTACGAGGAGAGTGA
- a CDS encoding ABC transporter permease yields MEFRIIKGAIWGNKTQKGLAFLTIFLASSLIAAMLNLTLGVGDKIAKELRSYGSNIVVLPHGGSLSLEIEGQEFQPLQGETYLEESRLKSIKEIFWRNNIVGFAPFLEGRIKDKEGEVWTLAGTYFDKIVPIADEPSYQTGAKILYPFWSVEGEWIEDDSMTEILLGEELAKNRGLKIGDTIWLGALELKVKGILHGFEEGNYKIIASLSLVQKLLDAQGKVSRVEVSALTVPENDLSIKARRDPEALDALEYDTWYCTAYVSSIAYQIEEEYKGASAKALMKVSDGESKVVKKIQSLMGVVTLLALLSASIGIASLMASEIHRRKKEIGLLKALGASSLSIYALFVSESLLVALLSGTLGGLAGYGISMLMALGIFGHTLGVSWIILPLTVSFALLVALFGSLLPMRGVVDLLPAEVLYGRK; encoded by the coding sequence ATGGAGTTTAGAATCATCAAAGGGGCTATTTGGGGGAACAAAACCCAAAAAGGGCTCGCCTTTCTCACGATTTTTCTCGCCTCCTCGCTCATTGCAGCCATGCTCAACCTCACCCTGGGCGTGGGGGATAAGATCGCCAAGGAGTTAAGAAGCTATGGCTCCAATATTGTTGTGTTGCCCCATGGAGGCTCTTTGAGTCTAGAGATTGAGGGGCAGGAGTTTCAACCCTTGCAGGGGGAGACCTACCTTGAAGAATCGCGCCTTAAAAGCATCAAAGAGATTTTTTGGCGTAACAATATCGTGGGATTTGCCCCCTTTTTGGAGGGGAGAATCAAAGATAAAGAGGGAGAAGTTTGGACGCTAGCGGGAACCTATTTTGACAAAATCGTTCCCATTGCGGATGAGCCTAGCTACCAGACGGGCGCTAAAATCCTCTACCCCTTTTGGAGTGTGGAGGGAGAGTGGATTGAAGATGATTCTATGACAGAGATTCTCCTAGGGGAGGAGCTAGCGAAGAATCGGGGGCTAAAGATCGGCGATACGATTTGGCTTGGTGCTTTGGAGCTCAAAGTGAAGGGGATTTTGCATGGCTTTGAGGAGGGGAATTATAAAATCATCGCCTCTTTGAGCTTGGTGCAAAAGCTTCTTGATGCTCAAGGAAAAGTCTCTAGAGTTGAAGTCTCTGCACTCACTGTGCCTGAGAACGATCTATCCATCAAGGCGCGACGCGACCCTGAGGCGCTGGATGCGCTAGAGTATGACACTTGGTATTGCACCGCGTATGTGAGCTCCATCGCCTATCAAATCGAGGAGGAGTATAAGGGGGCGAGTGCTAAGGCTCTCATGAAGGTGAGTGATGGCGAGAGCAAAGTGGTGAAGAAGATTCAATCCCTTATGGGTGTGGTGACTCTTCTTGCGCTTCTTAGCGCCTCCATCGGAATCGCCTCGCTCATGGCTTCAGAGATTCACCGCCGCAAAAAAGAGATCGGTTTGCTCAAAGCGCTAGGGGCAAGCAGCCTCTCCATCTACGCCCTTTTTGTCTCCGAATCGCTTCTAGTCGCGCTTTTATCGGGCACTTTAGGGGGATTGGCTGGCTATGGAATCTCTATGCTTATGGCGCTAGGAATCTTTGGCCATACGCTAGGGGTGAGCTGGATTATTCTGCCTCTCACGGTCAGCTTTGCGCTTCTAGTTGCGCTTTTTGGCTCGCTTCTTCCTATGAGAGGGGTGGTCGATCTTTTGCCCGCGGAGGTGCTTTATGGTCGTAAATAG
- a CDS encoding Fe-S-containing protein — protein sequence MSIYFFHAMQAFFGVILLLALWSPKITLLESLLSLALGALGGISLYEISALYLLSPTLKIATDGMLLALLALFWPLFWLANPWPKRLWIALLGVGFGVEYGVMSQDFPLLKGELLDTLSILSLGLLVLALLFLALLLWLFSRIFASISPQAKRVCLWLVTLLLLGKILGEVGIALMRLGILPTHAWLLSLVAKLLHYAFWLPYIYGGIALILLGFYIQKRPLLRPKEELGSILFRRLKAERERMGRFFGASVAILFLSAGFLLYYDLYASRPPKISTPEVLEPVNGEFRIAMERLRDNDLHRFAYVTDEGNKVRFFLLNRYPDRDAPVAVFDACMICGDMGYVKKGEELICIACNVRIFIPSVGKEGGCNPIPFPYEFDGKEVIIKLETILKGVHYFSEVVEKSVSDPVSGAKIINLKAPKTYIFGGKTYYFENEANYERFKENPEAFAGEATHAHWRAQGYKAMEETK from the coding sequence ATGTCCATCTACTTCTTTCACGCCATGCAGGCGTTTTTTGGGGTGATTCTCCTTTTGGCTCTCTGGAGCCCCAAGATCACCCTTTTAGAATCGCTCCTCTCTTTGGCCTTGGGAGCCCTAGGGGGAATCTCACTCTATGAGATCTCTGCCCTCTATCTCCTATCCCCCACCCTTAAAATCGCCACAGATGGGATGCTTTTGGCTCTTTTGGCGCTCTTTTGGCCGCTCTTTTGGCTAGCGAATCCTTGGCCAAAGCGCCTTTGGATCGCTCTTTTGGGTGTGGGTTTTGGGGTGGAGTATGGGGTGATGAGTCAAGATTTTCCTCTCCTAAAAGGAGAGCTGCTAGACACCCTTTCGATTCTCTCCTTGGGGCTTTTAGTCCTGGCACTCCTTTTTTTGGCACTCCTTTTGTGGCTCTTCTCTCGCATTTTTGCTTCGATTTCGCCTCAGGCTAAGAGGGTCTGCCTCTGGCTGGTGACCCTTTTGCTTCTTGGGAAGATTCTTGGTGAGGTGGGAATCGCACTCATGCGATTGGGGATTTTGCCCACCCACGCGTGGCTCCTCTCGCTCGTGGCAAAGCTCTTGCACTACGCCTTTTGGCTCCCCTATATCTATGGGGGAATCGCTTTGATTCTTCTTGGATTTTATATCCAAAAACGCCCCCTTTTGCGCCCCAAAGAGGAGCTTGGCTCAATTCTTTTTAGGCGATTGAAGGCAGAGCGGGAGAGGATGGGTCGATTCTTTGGTGCTTCGGTGGCGATCCTGTTTTTGAGTGCAGGATTTTTGCTCTACTACGACCTCTATGCCTCCAGACCTCCCAAGATATCGACTCCTGAGGTGCTTGAGCCTGTGAATGGGGAGTTTAGAATTGCCATGGAGCGATTAAGGGACAATGATCTCCATCGATTCGCCTATGTGACGGACGAGGGGAATAAGGTGCGATTCTTCTTGCTCAATCGCTATCCTGATAGAGATGCGCCTGTTGCGGTCTTTGATGCGTGCATGATCTGCGGAGATATGGGTTATGTCAAAAAGGGAGAGGAGCTCATCTGCATTGCGTGCAATGTCCGAATCTTCATTCCTTCGGTGGGCAAAGAGGGCGGGTGCAATCCGATCCCCTTCCCCTATGAGTTTGATGGAAAAGAGGTGATTATTAAGCTAGAGACGATTTTAAAAGGGGTGCACTACTTCTCTGAGGTGGTTGAAAAGAGCGTGAGTGACCCTGTGAGTGGCGCGAAGATCATCAATCTCAAAGCCCCCAAAACCTATATCTTTGGCGGCAAAACCTACTACTTTGAAAATGAGGCCAATTACGAGCGCTTCAAAGAGAATCCCGAAGCATTTGCGGGTGAGGCGACCCATGCCCACTGGCGGGCTCAAGGCTATAAGGCGATGGAGGAGACAAAATGA
- a CDS encoding iron transporter, protein MFKMLTKSVLALAVVLTLGANAEEFKEYPIGEEVEMNNMSIAAVYLKPIDMEPKGIDLAPSLADIHLEADIKATEGNKNGFAAGEWIPYLTVGYEIKNLDTGKSKSGNLMPMVAVDGPHYGANIKMLGVGNYEVKFHIDNPSKQGFGRHADKVSGVGKWFEPFTAVYKFKYTGAPE, encoded by the coding sequence ATGTTCAAAATGTTAACCAAATCCGTCTTGGCTTTGGCTGTGGTCTTGACTTTGGGTGCGAATGCTGAGGAGTTCAAAGAGTATCCCATCGGTGAAGAGGTGGAGATGAACAACATGAGCATCGCCGCGGTCTATCTCAAGCCCATCGACATGGAGCCAAAAGGAATCGACCTAGCGCCTTCTTTGGCGGATATTCACCTAGAAGCAGACATCAAGGCGACCGAGGGCAATAAAAATGGCTTTGCCGCGGGCGAGTGGATTCCCTATTTGACCGTAGGGTATGAGATCAAAAACCTTGACACAGGCAAAAGCAAAAGCGGTAACCTCATGCCTATGGTCGCGGTGGATGGTCCTCACTATGGAGCCAACATCAAAATGCTAGGCGTGGGCAACTACGAGGTGAAATTCCACATTGATAACCCCTCCAAGCAAGGCTTTGGCCGACACGCGGATAAGGTTTCGGGCGTGGGCAAATGGTTTGAGCCTTTCACCGCCGTCTATAAATTCAAATACACTGGCGCCCCCGAGTAA
- a CDS encoding FTR1 family iron permease, with protein MKIFFRFLMILILPTLLLARNLDYADIMSRIKQTFQESLTLYEKGEQEEAKLVAQSAYFELFENLEGPIRINVSGRKAYAMESKFVKIRKLISEGAPLGEVKALMESLSLEMDEVLPKLEKGVKLVAERSEEPHEVKESSLNSSSLAERGLDARWQALLGQIELKYAKAIEALQKGDKEEAKRLVIAAQFEDYRNGMAETAIRRHLSQIRDGQIQSEMGKIVRSINGGEEANELKEELSRVTQQIRLALADLPAEAAELAKVKVENLPKEEQVRQDFAPTIEALRAQTQKALALYKEGKGRQAMSLVQDSYFDIFEASGMEVKIGAVDATLKTSIEGTFSQIVALMKNGSKEEIVERSMEILYAQLEEGASKLQGASTPWALFIYSLIIILREGVEALIVITAVIAYLIKSGNAHRLALVYSSLWAAIALSFVTAVVMNYLFNASGESREMLEGITMLVAVLLLFYVGFWLLSNAHAKKWSQYISGKVSESLSSGSAKALWFTVFLAVYREGAETVLFYQALLFDAQGAGGYSLIALGFGVGLVVLVVLYYLLKWGAVKIPIRPFFMATSAVIFYMSVVFAGKGIMELVEGKVFEPTLIEGFPTVAWLGVYPYMESLLPQAVLLLGVILGSVYIKIQAKRA; from the coding sequence ATGAAAATCTTCTTTCGATTCTTGATGATTTTGATTCTTCCGACCCTTCTTTTGGCGAGAAATCTTGATTATGCTGACATCATGTCGCGAATCAAGCAGACTTTTCAAGAGAGTTTGACACTTTATGAAAAAGGCGAGCAAGAAGAGGCAAAGCTCGTGGCGCAGAGTGCCTATTTTGAGCTGTTTGAAAATCTCGAAGGCCCCATTCGAATCAATGTCTCAGGGCGCAAAGCCTACGCCATGGAATCAAAATTTGTCAAGATTCGCAAGCTTATTTCTGAGGGCGCTCCCTTAGGCGAAGTGAAGGCGCTCATGGAGAGCCTCTCTTTGGAGATGGATGAGGTTCTGCCAAAACTCGAAAAAGGAGTCAAGCTCGTTGCGGAGCGAAGCGAGGAGCCCCACGAAGTCAAAGAATCGAGTCTTAATTCATCCTCTTTAGCGGAGAGAGGCTTGGATGCTCGCTGGCAGGCGCTTCTTGGACAAATAGAGCTCAAATACGCCAAAGCGATTGAAGCACTTCAAAAAGGGGACAAAGAGGAGGCGAAGCGTCTCGTGATTGCCGCTCAGTTTGAGGATTATCGCAACGGCATGGCTGAGACGGCGATTCGTCGCCACCTCTCGCAAATCAGAGATGGTCAGATCCAGAGCGAGATGGGCAAAATCGTCCGCTCTATCAATGGAGGAGAGGAGGCCAATGAGCTCAAGGAGGAGCTCTCTAGGGTGACTCAGCAGATTCGCTTAGCCTTGGCGGATTTGCCCGCAGAGGCGGCGGAACTTGCAAAGGTCAAAGTGGAGAATCTCCCCAAAGAGGAGCAGGTTCGACAAGATTTCGCTCCAACCATTGAGGCTTTGAGGGCGCAAACCCAAAAGGCGCTCGCGCTCTACAAAGAGGGCAAGGGTCGCCAAGCGATGAGCTTAGTGCAAGATTCTTACTTTGATATTTTTGAGGCTAGCGGGATGGAGGTGAAGATCGGTGCCGTGGATGCGACTCTTAAAACCTCTATCGAAGGCACTTTTAGCCAGATTGTCGCCCTTATGAAAAATGGGAGCAAAGAGGAGATCGTTGAGCGCTCCATGGAGATTCTCTACGCTCAGCTAGAAGAGGGGGCGAGCAAGCTTCAAGGGGCTTCCACTCCTTGGGCGCTCTTTATCTATTCGCTCATCATTATTCTTCGCGAAGGGGTGGAAGCGCTCATTGTCATCACGGCGGTGATTGCCTACCTCATTAAAAGTGGCAACGCCCATCGTCTCGCGCTGGTCTATAGCTCGCTTTGGGCGGCGATCGCGCTTAGTTTTGTGACGGCGGTGGTGATGAATTACCTCTTTAACGCCTCTGGAGAATCGCGAGAGATGCTTGAGGGAATCACCATGCTAGTGGCGGTTCTTCTGCTCTTTTATGTTGGATTTTGGCTTCTCTCCAACGCTCACGCCAAAAAGTGGAGTCAATACATCTCGGGCAAAGTGAGCGAATCGCTCTCTAGCGGATCGGCTAAGGCGCTTTGGTTCACAGTCTTTTTGGCGGTCTATCGAGAGGGGGCGGAGACGGTGCTTTTCTATCAAGCTCTCCTGTTTGACGCTCAAGGGGCGGGAGGTTATAGCCTCATTGCCTTAGGTTTTGGCGTGGGCTTGGTGGTGCTTGTGGTGCTCTACTATCTGCTTAAATGGGGGGCGGTGAAGATTCCTATCAGACCCTTTTTTATGGCGACTAGCGCGGTGATTTTTTATATGTCGGTGGTCTTTGCAGGGAAGGGAATCATGGAGCTTGTCGAGGGCAAGGTGTTTGAGCCGACTTTGATTGAAGGGTTTCCTACAGTGGCGTGGCTTGGGGTTTATCCCTATATGGAGAGTCTATTGCCTCAAGCGGTTTTGCTTTTGGGGGTGATTCTAGGGAGTGTCTATATCAAGATTCAAGCCAAGAGGGCTTGA